GCCCTTTCTTCTGAACCAAGTAGCCGACAATCAGCACAACAAACTTTTCGCTCGGACGATACGCCTCCAAGTCAATCGACAACCGAACAACTTCGATTCGAGCTGGATCGATCCCGAAGCGTTCATGAAGCTGGTTCCGGTTGTAGTTCGTGACCGTGATGATCTGATCGCAAGCCGCGATCGCGGTCTGGAACATTTTCGGATTCGGGTTTTCGTAAATCTCATAAGCGTGAATCGTGCAAACGAGCGGTTTACCGGTCCAGCATTTGCAAAAATAGCCGATGAATAACTTGCGATCTCCAAACGTGGCGTAGATCAAATCAACGTCTTTCATTTGCGGGGCAAATTTCATCGCCAACGCAAAATCGACCAACGCTCCATGCTCCATCGCCACGCGCAGCCACTTCAAGTATCGAAGCGGCGAAGAAAGGAACGCGACGACTTGAGCGAAAGCCAATGTGAGATAGTTCCAACGAAACACACTCCACGTGGGGCGTGGCCCATAAAGACCTTCCGCGTATTTCGTTGGGAACACACTGATTTTGGCACCGCGGTCTTCAAAGAACGAAAGTTCTCTCAACACGAAATGCTCAAACCCGTGTTTAACCGAGGCAACCACGCCCACGTGCATCGACACGTTTGGCTTGGCATGTGGCTCACGCTCAACGACTTCAGTTGCGAAATCGGTACTCATCAAGAAACCTCTGCCATGGGTTGTGAATTGGGTTGATGCCCGATGCCGTTTTGATGGCTAGCGATCGCTTGTTCATAGACGCTCGCCGTTTGATCCGCCACAACGGTGGGTGACCAATCTCGATCAAGCATCTGCTTCCCAGCTTCACCATACTGAGTCGCTTCTTGTGGATTCTGCAGTAAACGCACGATTGCTTCGGCAAGCAAACCTGGATCTTTAGGGGGAACCAACAAGCCAGTCTCTTCGTGGTCGACGCATTCGACCAACGCGCCAACGGAAGTCGCTACGACCGGCTTTGCATAGTTAAATGCGACCGGTACCACACCGCTTTGAGTCGCCTCGTTGTACGGTAAAACCACCATCGAACACCGCTGAAAAAACGCCGCACGCTCATCGTCACCGATCCAACGATTGTGCACCTCAAAGCGATCGGGGTTCTGCATTTCCGAGCTGTACTGTTCAAAATCATCGCCAGATCCGCCGATCACGATTTTGAATTGATCCACATGCTTCGCGATTAGCGGTTCAGCAGCGATCAGGGTTTTCAAACCTTTGTATTCATAGATACGTCCAAAGAAGAGAACCGTGCCGGGCTGTTCCTGGACATGGGAATCGCTGTCAAACTTTCCCATCGCAACATGGGGAATCACGTGCACACGAGGCTCTGGAAATTGAAACAGTTCGCAAACTTGTTGTGCGAGCAACTTCCCATGCACGATGACATGATCCGCTTTTCGAAAGCCGTAGTCCATTAACCACTGCGGCGTCTTCTTTGATACGGTATCACCAGCGTGGTGCCGAGGGTCGTGAATGGTGATAACAAGCGGGTAGCGTTTCAGTCGTTTCAACGCCGCATTGAACCACATGTGTCCCTGTTGAAAGTGAACCACGTCCGGGTTGAAGTCATCAATTTGCGAGACAAGATCACGCACCGATGCGATTTGCTTCAGTGGCTGACGCAGACGAGGTTTGCTGAACCGGACCTGCTTCACACGACTGTCAACTTCGAACTCCGATTCACCGTCCTCGGCGCGCGGCATCACCAACAACACCTCGTGCTCTTCACACAAGGCGTTGACGTGCAACGTGCTGTATTCAGTGAAACCGTAGGTCACCCAGGCGATCTTCACGAAACAAGTTCTCCAACCGCTTGCCCTGCATTGTGCGTTTCGTCGTCGCCAGCGGCTTCATCAGGCTTCGAAGCCAGCAACACCTCGTTCAGGTGCAGCCACTCCACACTGACACGCAAGCCTTCTTCCATTGTGAAATTCGGCTGGTACCCCAAGACCTCATGAGCTTTGCGATCTTCATAGATGACGTCGCGTGTGAACAAGTCATTCAACTCGTTGCCACTGGGCGTGGATTTCAACGTCCCCTTCACTCGCTTCATCACTTTGGTTGGCCATCCACCTTGAAGATAGATTTCCATCAATTTGTCTTCAAATCGGTCGACAACGAGTCCGGTGAGCGAACCAAACGTGTCCATCATTTTGGTTTTCAGCTTTGACTTCGTTGCTGAGATCTTGGGAAGTGGCTTGCGTCCCAAGGCGTCATTGAACTTTTCAAAATATTGGTTCCATGTCAGCACTGCCGGACCATTCACATTGAACGCTTCGCCCTTCGCCGCCTCACATGACAACGAGCTCAAGATCGCTTGAACCAAATCGTCGACATAGATCAAGTTCGCGCGACCCTCGCCGTGCTCCTCGAAAGTCCCCCAGTTCCCTGACTCCAATCGCTTCGCGAACCCAGTCGTCCACGATGTGCTAAACGGTCCGTAGATCAAGGAAGGCCGTAGAATCGTCGGTTTGAGCCCCTTCGCGTGGTACTGCTGACAAAGCTCTTCCGCCTCCATTTTGGAATCGCCGTATACCCGTCCCGTAGTCGGTCGTTCTTGCGTTTCAACGACTTCGCCATGGACATCCGGCCCATAAACCTCAGCCGTGCTAAGGAACACAAATTTATCAACGCCGTGCTTCACAGCCGCGTCGAGCAAGTTACGAGTTCCGCCGACAATGGAATCACGATCGTCCGTCTTGGCCAAGTGGATGATCGCGTCCACTCCAGCGACAGCCGCATCGACCTGTTCAGGATCGCAGATATCACAGATCGCCAACTCCGATCCAAACCGAGCCACCCGTGCCGCTCGCGACCAACTACGGATCGCGGCAACCGGGGTCGCTAGACCTGATTGCAACAAGCACTCCACCACTCGTCCGCCCACAAAGCCAGACGCGCCCGTGACCAAGACTCGCATTGGCGGAGTGGAAGGCTCCAGCACATTGGCCAAGTTTTCCGATACCGAATCATTCCATGGCATCCGGTAACAACGGGGACTGCGGTACGCCTCTTCGAGCAACTTGACCGTGCCCACGACACTTGCCCCCGGAACGATCGGTTCCGCTTGACGGGCGATGACTTGCACAAAGTTCTCCAACAAGGGCTTCGCAAAGTCGGTGTACTTGAGCTTCCGCGAACCAACGCGGTGCACTTTGCCACCACCGGCATGCAAACGAACATCGACGGTTGCAAATTCCTCGGCACTCGCCTCGATGCTACCGAGCGTGCCGACGATCTCATAACCGTTCATCAGCCGGCCGAGCCGACTGACCTTAATTTCAACATCGCACTGGCGGTGCTTCAATCGGACCGTCGCCATGGCTTCGGGGCCACCGTGCGAATCGTTCAGCGATTCCACCAAGGTCGGAGTCTCACCACCCAACCAATAACAAACCGTATCTAGCAAGTGCACGCCCGTATCAGACCAAGCCCCCATGGCACCTGGCGCAAAGTGGTGCGGCGACGCAGCTGGCCAGTTGAACTCAACGCCATCGTGATACTTGATTGACTGCGGTTCACCGATGACTCCATCCGCAATCAGCTCGCGAATCTTTTGGTAGGTCGGGAAGAACCGACGCGTTTGGTTGACTGCGAGCTTCGCTCCATTCTCATCAGCGATTCGAACCAGCTCCTCCGCTTCACCATGAACTTCGGTAAGTGGCTTTTCACACAACACATCAATGCCGCGTTCGAGGAACCACTTGCAGATCTCGAAGTGACTGGAAGGCGGTGTCGCCACAATCACCCCACCAACTTTCCCTTCGAGTTCGCGGTAATCAGTCACGCCGCCGGCCGAAGGAAACTTGTCCTGCATCGCGGCCAACCGTTCCTGATTGGGTTCAACCAACCATAGTTTGGCGGGCACACCAGGAATGTTTTGCAGTTCCGGCAAATGGTAAATCTCGGCGATCGCACCGCAGCCGATCATGCCGATGCCAGTAGCCCGTGATGTAGTATTAGAATCGCTCATGAAGAGGCTCTCGCCAAAAAAATGGTTTGAAAGAAACGGAGGTCTGCTATGCGAATCGCGCCGACCACAAACAACAAAGGTGTGTAAACGAGTGCACCGACCGGTAACAATTTGATCCAAGCACTGTCTCGGATTGTGTAGACCACGATGCCCATCCCCAAAGCGGCAACCGCAACACGCAAACCCAAGCCGACCGTGGTAAGCACTTCGGACTTCGGCATTGCGTAAAACAAATAGCAGCTCATTGCGACAAAGCCGCCGATGACGGTTCCGATCGCCGCACCAACGGCACCAAACTTCAGCACAAGTGCATAAGTCGCTACCGAATTGACCAGCAGACTGATCCCAGCCACACGCATCGATTTGTTTTGCTGCCCTTGGGCGAACAACGTGTAGCTAAGAAAGGGGTTCAAGAAATCAATCAAAAGCACCCATGCCAGCACCTGCAAAACAGGTGCAGCGGCGGCGTACTCTTCATTGAAAAGCAATCCCACCATGCGGTCTGGGACGATGGAGATCACCGCGATCGCGGGCAACGCGAGTGCGAACATGACTCGGATTGTATGGCGATAGAGCCGATTGAAGGACTCGACCGATTCCGCATGCAGACGAGACATGACAGGGAAAACGGCCGTGGTGTAAGCCCGGGCAACGACCGCCCCCAGACGCACAATTTTCCAGGCGGCGTTGTAGATACCCACAGCGACTTCGCCTGAAAACCAAGACAGGACAAGCACGTCGAGGTTGGTGTAGATCGTTGCCATCCAGTTTTCAGCCGCGAACATCCGCCAGCAATTCACGAAACGCAAACTTCGTCGATGGTGGTATTTCCAGCCAAGCGAGCCGATTCGTGCCAAGCCGAGCAAGTAGGCAAACATCAATGCGAGTCGCACACACAAGACCACCCACATCAACGCGAGCAACCCATAACCGGCAGCCAGCAAGGCGATACTCAAACCAATCTTCAGCAGGCTTTCAATCGCCACGCCAATCGTCACAAACTCAGCACGTTCTCGAGCGACAAACACGGCTTCAAAGACGGCGCATGCCGAGGCAGGCACCAACGCGAGCGATGCAATCATCAACGCTTGGCACGTCTCAGCCGAATAGCCGGACAAGAAACCCATCGTGCTCATCGCCACAATGGAAAGCACGCTCATCAACATGACCAGGACGATAGCGGACGTCATCAACTGATAAGAATGCCTTGGCCAACGCGACATGTCTCGGGTCAACAGGATGCCAACTGCGGTCGCTGTTAAAGACAAGAACAGTTCAAAGTAGTGCACTGCGATCGTGTATTGGCCGAATCCTTCCACGCCAAGTTGATCGGCACAATAAACCACAAACACGAAACTCGCGATCATGCGAGTCATCGTGCCCGCCAGTAACATGCCGGCGTTCTTTCCGGTTCGAAAAATTGCCTCTAATGCCATCAGGCAACGCCTCCGGCAATCTCAAAACGGTTGGTCGCAAATCGGGATCGGATCGCACGACGACTGACCGTTTTCGGATTCGCACTGGAATTGGTGCCATGCCTCGAAAGCTTGTAAACCGCAGCGGCCAAACCAAGCATGCACCACAGCATCTGGACTTGAGTACGTGAGTTGAAGACGTCCACCATCATGTGAACGGAATGCCCCGCCAAGGCGGCGAACAGGGCTAACCCCAGCACTGACAAGGCCGGGTCTCGACTACGCCAACACGCCAAGCCGTGATAAAACCCCGTGCCCAGCACACCCAAGAAAGCAATCAACCCAATCAACCCCGTTTCGATCCATACCAAAAGGTACTTTGAGTGGATCGTGAAATACCACTCCGATCGATACTCACCTTGGTTGGCAATGTCTTGCGCAGCAATGTGACAGTTGCCGCTACCGTGGCCCAAAATCGGTCGCTCGGCAATCGTTTCCAAGGCGATTAAGGACAAGTGCTTCCGCGCGATCGCTGAATCACCATCACCGTGTTCGATTCGTTTTTTGTAGATTAGAAACATCGGATAGATGCTCATCACGCCCAGAAGCATCGCCATTGGCAAAGTCCATTTTGGCAACCAACCACGAGCCAACAACCCAGCCCCAAGGATCACGCTCCCGATCGCGGAAGTCAGCAACGCACCGCGAGTTTGAGTCAACAAGATCGCCAGCATCCCCGCACCCGTCGCGACCACCAAATACGACCAACACCACCGCTGCCGAACAAACGTCAGTGCGGATGCAACCGGCAACCAGATCAAAGCCATCGTGCTACCCGCTAGCACCGGCGAGTGCATGCTTCCGCCATGCCGACGTCCCTTATCCACCGTCAACAACAGTGGACCAAAAGCACGCTGCTCATCATCCATCCCAATGACCGACGCAAAGAAAATCAACATCGCCTGAACAAGCAAAGTCGTCGCCAGCGCCAACAACATGAACAACACGTCCTTGTGCGTCTGGACACGGTTGGCGATGTAGAAGAACAGCAAATAACCGTGCATCAAGTTGGCAAAATCAAAGTAAGTCAACATCGTTACCGAAGCCGACAAACTGCTCAACAGCACGGTGCCCAGATAGAACACCATCGGGATGCCGAACAAAGGCGGCAAGATCGTACGACGTCGATGCAGCGCCATGTCGGCGAACCATCTCGCGTACAAATAGATCAACGCGAGTGTCGTGAACGACAAATTAAAACCACCGACCGCGCCGAGCGAGGCGTCGTCTTGGTGGTACATAAAGTACTTGTCGATCTGCAGTGGAATTTCCACGATGCCGACCAACAAAGCCAACCGCTCAACTAGCGACAACTCCACGGCGGCGCGTTGCGGAACCGCCCCCACACTTCGGCAGTGTGCGTCAATCTTCGCTGATTCACTCAGCTTGGCCGATAGATTGGCGGAAGACGTATCCATGAAGGGGAACGTTAGGCCTGCGAGCCAACGCACCTCCGCAGCCACACTGGCAAGTAGCTGCGAGTCTTATTCAAGACCACGCCGATCACTTCCGTGTCACTTTCAGCCAATCGGCGAAGTAACCGATCAGCGGCAGCAGATTGAGTTTTCTCGGATTCGACAATCACCAGAACACTGTCCAGGTGCTGTGCCACCGCGATCGCTTGATCCGGCTGGCTGGCGGCCGGCAAATCAACAATCAACAGGTCACAGTCTTCCAAATACGCTTGCAACGATTGAACAATTTCGGGTGCGTTGTTGTTAAGCGAATCATCACACGAGTCAGCTGCCGATGAAATCAATTGCATCGGCACGCCGGTCGCCGATTGCAAGCACTCGTCGTGCGAAGCACTGCCACTGACCAACTCAACCAACCCCGGTTTCCCGTTCAGCTTAAAGCTACGTGAGACCGATCGCTGGCGGGTATCACCGTCGACAAGCACGGTTCGCAATCGACAATCCGTCGCACTCGCCGTCGCTAGCTTCATCGCCAACGTACTCGCTCCCGCACCTTCATCAACGCCAATGATCCCGACGGAGCGTCCATGCGGACCACCGGCACGACGTTGGCCTAGCAAGATATCGGAAACCAGTGTCTGGCAACTTTCCTGAAGACGCTTTTGATCATTTAAGCGAGGAGAGTCCACGCGACTGATTCTCGGCAGCGAAGCCACGACCGGGCATCCGAGTTGATTTTCAACATCGTCGCTGGTGCGTAGCGAAGATGAAGTGGCCTGCCTCAACACCGACAGTCCCAAACCACCGGTAAAGCCCAGCAACAAAAACGCTGCGGCAAGCGCCGGCTTCTTTGGACTGACAGCTCTTTCCATCAACGTGGCCGGTTGAAAAACAGCGACGTTGGAGATTTTGTTGGATTGCAACTGGCTGATCACACGAGCCTCTTCCAGCTTTTCTTGCAAAACCTTCAGGCTGGTTTCAGCCATCCGAATTTCACGATCAACCTGGGTGAGCTCACGCTCATCTTCCAGCAAGTCGTCGGTCTGCTTCTGCATCGCAAATTGCTGACGTTTCTTTTCCGCGATCATCGATTTCAAACCGACCACACGTGTTTCTTGGCGTTGGAGTTCTTCCAACAAGGTGGCCTTCATCGGGTTCGGCGTGCGATTCTCGTCGACACGTTCGCTTTCCAGTTCCGCCAGAATCTCACGTGCGCCCGTCAGTTGGGTTCGCACCCGCTTCAGCTTCGGATGATCGTTGGTGTAGTTAGCGGCCAAGTTTTGTTCCGCCACTTCTAATTCGTATACTTGTTGACGCATGCCGCTCCACGTGGAATCCGAACCCGCAATTTTGGATGCCACGATTTCGTCTTCCGTCCCGGCATACTTGGTTCGCAAATCCTTGACTGACGAAGCGGCCTCTTCCAATTGACCGGTCGCCAACACCAGGTCTCGATCGATTCCAGTGAGTCGTTCTTGCAGCAACGCACGACTGGATTCAATCGAAACCATCTTGCGATCCTGCATGAACTCGGCGCGGCGATCAACCAAACCGTTCAATGCTTGTTCGGCAACTTCGGCCTGTTCTTGGAAGAAGTCAAACGAGCCAACTGTGTGCGCGTTTTGCAGATGCATTTCCAAAAACGTTTTCGTTGCCTGATCGACGATCTCTTGAGCCATCTGGGGCGACTTCGCTTGGGCCTCAACAATGATCACGTTGGACTTCCGTGGCGAATGGATCCACAACGAACTGCCAACACGCATGACCGCCAGTTCATGGTTACTGATGTCGTCCTTCAGTCCGGCGAATAACAGAACGTTGTACAGACCATCCTTGAATGTCTTCTTGGCTCGGCCCAGCAAGCCAGGCTCTTCGGCGGGCCCTTCGGCGGGCAATTCACCGGCCAAGATCGCATCCGCCCCGATCTTGTCGGTGACAATCTCGGCAACCTGGCGACTGTTGAGAACTTCCAGCGCCGAAACGATCTCTTCTTCTTGAGTTTTCTGGAGCATCAAGGTGGCTCCCGTGGTCGCAGTCGGGTCCAACGACACGCTTTCGCGACCAACACGCACCATCAGCTTCGCTTCAGATTCGTATGTCCGCGGCCATGCGATAATCGCAAACCAACCGCTCATCAGTCCCAGTGCCGTGCAGAGCCCGATCAACCACTTATGGATGAAAGGAATCTCCAAGTACGAACTGAGACTGGAAAACTTCAGACCGCCGTTGTCCACCCAAAGCGGAGATTGCTCCGGCGACAAATGCGGACCGTTGTTGTGCGGTGCGCGACTCATCGCTGCCCGAGCATGCTCGACCGGATGGCCCGTATTGGGATTGGCCAATTGACCACCCTGCGGGTCGTTGGGATGCGAAGATTCGGAAGGATCAATATCAAACGACGCCACTGGCGGACTCCTGCTGGGCGACAAAGTTGCCGACCGCTTCGGCAACGCGAACAACGTGCTCGCGAGTCATCTCAGGATACATCGGAAGTGAACAAATCTCACCGGCTAATTGGGTGCAAACAGGCAACCCCTGGGGGAATGTAGGGGCTGTAACGAATGGACCGGCCGTGTTCAGAGGGTGCGGATAATGGACACCACAGAAGATGTTCTGCTTCGCCAATTCCGCGATCATCGCATCCCGTTGGGGCGTGCGAACGACAAACAGGTGATAGACGTGCCGGCAATCTTCGTGAGCTTGTGGCAACGCAATATTCACGTCTTTCAGCTCTTCACGGTACCAGTCCGCGACCTGACGGCGGTTTTCAGTCCACTCTTCAATGAACCGCATCTTGGACAACAAAACGCAGGCTTGGACGGTATCAAGCCGGCAGTTGAAGCCGAGGGTATCGTGCTTGTTCTTTTGTTTTTGACCGTAATTCCTTAGCAAATTCAGCTTTTCGGCCAGCTCAGGATCATTTGTCGTGACCGCGCCGCCATCCCCGAACGCGCCCAGGTTTTTACCTGGATAGAAACTGAAACAGCCGATATCGCCGAATGAGCCACAACGTTCGCCGTTGATTTCGCCGCCGTGCCCTTGAGCGGAGTCTTCGATGATCCGCAGGTTATGGCGTCGAGCGATTTCGCGAATCTCGTTCATCCGAGCCGGCTGGCCGTACAGGTGAACCGGCATGATCGCCTTGGTACGAGGCGTGATGGCCTGTTCAATTAGCGACGCGTCGATATTGAAATCAAACGGATCAATGTCAACAAACACCGCTTCGGCGCCCGAGTAAGCGATCGCAAACGCGGTGGCCGCAAACGAGTTGCCCGCGGTGATGACCTCGTCGCCCGCTCCAATTTCCAACGCCTTCAGCGCCATGTGCAGGGCTTCGGTACCGTTAGCCATACCGACGCAGTGATCAACATTGCAATAAGAGGCGAACTGCTTTTCGAACTCAGCCACTTCGCTTCCCAGGATGTAACGAGCTCCGTCAATCACATCGCCGATGCGGGCTAGAACGTCTTCCTTGATGGCGCGGGATTGAGTTTGCAGGTCGACAAGCGGGATCGCTGGTAGGGAAGTTTCAGTACTCATTGGGGGACTTCAATAGAAAAGGAGGGTGCAATGGTTTGATCACCATCAAATGCCCGAAACGCGTTGAAAATCACACGTTCGAATAAGAAAAGAGGTATCAGGTGATCTGTGGTTACAAGTTTCGTTGTTCCGGCGTTTGCCCGCAGTGCTGGCAAGTCGATTGGCTGGCAGGCCCATCAAGTTTGCTACCACAACTGCAAACGTCACCGACATGACGAGCAGGGTTCCCCATCACGAGGGCAAAATCGGGGACGTCTTTCGTGACGACACTTCCGGCAGCGACCATGCAGTACCGGCCCAAATTCGCACCTGGGCAAATGATGGCACCCGCCCCGATGGAAGCTCCTTGCCCAACGGTCGTGGATACCAACCAAGAAGATTTCAAATCGTATCGCTCCGCAGCAGACTTACCGCGAGGCGATCGAGGGAAAACATCGTTAGTGAAGGTTACGCGAGGACCGACGAACACGTCGTCCTCAATTGTAATTCCCTCCCAGATTAACACCTGGTTTTTCACGGTAACATTGTTGCCAATGACCGCTCCGGACTCGACAAACGCGTGATCGCCAAAGCTACAGCGTTTGCCGATTTGGACACCTTTCATGATGTGCGCGTAAGCC
This genomic stretch from Neorhodopirellula lusitana harbors:
- a CDS encoding glycosyltransferase family 4 protein, which gives rise to MSTDFATEVVEREPHAKPNVSMHVGVVASVKHGFEHFVLRELSFFEDRGAKISVFPTKYAEGLYGPRPTWSVFRWNYLTLAFAQVVAFLSSPLRYLKWLRVAMEHGALVDFALAMKFAPQMKDVDLIYATFGDRKLFIGYFCKCWTGKPLVCTIHAYEIYENPNPKMFQTAIAACDQIITVTNYNRNQLHERFGIDPARIEVVRLSIDLEAYRPSEKFVVLIVGYLVQKKGHEVLLKALKKLNHPDIELWVVGVGRDAPNCVDVKGITAELGLESKVAFFDGLTGTALKAVYRSCDVFCLPSHFDEFGSGEGFPTVIIEAMACGKPVISTRHVEIPAILEQVLVDEKDVDGLADALLRVYESRELREELGRRNREIAEVEFTTANVERTISAMTSLIPSKN
- a CDS encoding glycosyltransferase family 4 protein, with product MKIAWVTYGFTEYSTLHVNALCEEHEVLLVMPRAEDGESEFEVDSRVKQVRFSKPRLRQPLKQIASVRDLVSQIDDFNPDVVHFQQGHMWFNAALKRLKRYPLVITIHDPRHHAGDTVSKKTPQWLMDYGFRKADHVIVHGKLLAQQVCELFQFPEPRVHVIPHVAMGKFDSDSHVQEQPGTVLFFGRIYEYKGLKTLIAAEPLIAKHVDQFKIVIGGSGDDFEQYSSEMQNPDRFEVHNRWIGDDERAAFFQRCSMVVLPYNEATQSGVVPVAFNYAKPVVATSVGALVECVDHEETGLLVPPKDPGLLAEAIVRLLQNPQEATQYGEAGKQMLDRDWSPTVVADQTASVYEQAIASHQNGIGHQPNSQPMAEVS
- a CDS encoding NAD-dependent epimerase/dehydratase family protein; amino-acid sequence: MSDSNTTSRATGIGMIGCGAIAEIYHLPELQNIPGVPAKLWLVEPNQERLAAMQDKFPSAGGVTDYRELEGKVGGVIVATPPSSHFEICKWFLERGIDVLCEKPLTEVHGEAEELVRIADENGAKLAVNQTRRFFPTYQKIRELIADGVIGEPQSIKYHDGVEFNWPAASPHHFAPGAMGAWSDTGVHLLDTVCYWLGGETPTLVESLNDSHGGPEAMATVRLKHRQCDVEIKVSRLGRLMNGYEIVGTLGSIEASAEEFATVDVRLHAGGGKVHRVGSRKLKYTDFAKPLLENFVQVIARQAEPIVPGASVVGTVKLLEEAYRSPRCYRMPWNDSVSENLANVLEPSTPPMRVLVTGASGFVGGRVVECLLQSGLATPVAAIRSWSRAARVARFGSELAICDICDPEQVDAAVAGVDAIIHLAKTDDRDSIVGGTRNLLDAAVKHGVDKFVFLSTAEVYGPDVHGEVVETQERPTTGRVYGDSKMEAEELCQQYHAKGLKPTILRPSLIYGPFSTSWTTGFAKRLESGNWGTFEEHGEGRANLIYVDDLVQAILSSLSCEAAKGEAFNVNGPAVLTWNQYFEKFNDALGRKPLPKISATKSKLKTKMMDTFGSLTGLVVDRFEDKLMEIYLQGGWPTKVMKRVKGTLKSTPSGNELNDLFTRDVIYEDRKAHEVLGYQPNFTMEEGLRVSVEWLHLNEVLLASKPDEAAGDDETHNAGQAVGELVS
- a CDS encoding flippase, giving the protein MALEAIFRTGKNAGMLLAGTMTRMIASFVFVVYCADQLGVEGFGQYTIAVHYFELFLSLTATAVGILLTRDMSRWPRHSYQLMTSAIVLVMLMSVLSIVAMSTMGFLSGYSAETCQALMIASLALVPASACAVFEAVFVARERAEFVTIGVAIESLLKIGLSIALLAAGYGLLALMWVVLCVRLALMFAYLLGLARIGSLGWKYHHRRSLRFVNCWRMFAAENWMATIYTNLDVLVLSWFSGEVAVGIYNAAWKIVRLGAVVARAYTTAVFPVMSRLHAESVESFNRLYRHTIRVMFALALPAIAVISIVPDRMVGLLFNEEYAAAAPVLQVLAWVLLIDFLNPFLSYTLFAQGQQNKSMRVAGISLLVNSVATYALVLKFGAVGAAIGTVIGGFVAMSCYLFYAMPKSEVLTTVGLGLRVAVAALGMGIVVYTIRDSAWIKLLPVGALVYTPLLFVVGAIRIADLRFFQTIFLARASS
- a CDS encoding O-antigen ligase family protein, whose amino-acid sequence is MDTSSANLSAKLSESAKIDAHCRSVGAVPQRAAVELSLVERLALLVGIVEIPLQIDKYFMYHQDDASLGAVGGFNLSFTTLALIYLYARWFADMALHRRRTILPPLFGIPMVFYLGTVLLSSLSASVTMLTYFDFANLMHGYLLFFYIANRVQTHKDVLFMLLALATTLLVQAMLIFFASVIGMDDEQRAFGPLLLTVDKGRRHGGSMHSPVLAGSTMALIWLPVASALTFVRQRWCWSYLVVATGAGMLAILLTQTRGALLTSAIGSVILGAGLLARGWLPKWTLPMAMLLGVMSIYPMFLIYKKRIEHGDGDSAIARKHLSLIALETIAERPILGHGSGNCHIAAQDIANQGEYRSEWYFTIHSKYLLVWIETGLIGLIAFLGVLGTGFYHGLACWRSRDPALSVLGLALFAALAGHSVHMMVDVFNSRTQVQMLWCMLGLAAAVYKLSRHGTNSSANPKTVSRRAIRSRFATNRFEIAGGVA
- a CDS encoding GumC family protein, translating into MASFDIDPSESSHPNDPQGGQLANPNTGHPVEHARAAMSRAPHNNGPHLSPEQSPLWVDNGGLKFSSLSSYLEIPFIHKWLIGLCTALGLMSGWFAIIAWPRTYESEAKLMVRVGRESVSLDPTATTGATLMLQKTQEEEIVSALEVLNSRQVAEIVTDKIGADAILAGELPAEGPAEEPGLLGRAKKTFKDGLYNVLLFAGLKDDISNHELAVMRVGSSLWIHSPRKSNVIIVEAQAKSPQMAQEIVDQATKTFLEMHLQNAHTVGSFDFFQEQAEVAEQALNGLVDRRAEFMQDRKMVSIESSRALLQERLTGIDRDLVLATGQLEEAASSVKDLRTKYAGTEDEIVASKIAGSDSTWSGMRQQVYELEVAEQNLAANYTNDHPKLKRVRTQLTGAREILAELESERVDENRTPNPMKATLLEELQRQETRVVGLKSMIAEKKRQQFAMQKQTDDLLEDERELTQVDREIRMAETSLKVLQEKLEEARVISQLQSNKISNVAVFQPATLMERAVSPKKPALAAAFLLLGFTGGLGLSVLRQATSSSLRTSDDVENQLGCPVVASLPRISRVDSPRLNDQKRLQESCQTLVSDILLGQRRAGGPHGRSVGIIGVDEGAGASTLAMKLATASATDCRLRTVLVDGDTRQRSVSRSFKLNGKPGLVELVSGSASHDECLQSATGVPMQLISSAADSCDDSLNNNAPEIVQSLQAYLEDCDLLIVDLPAASQPDQAIAVAQHLDSVLVIVESEKTQSAAADRLLRRLAESDTEVIGVVLNKTRSYLPVWLRRCVGSQA
- a CDS encoding DegT/DnrJ/EryC1/StrS family aminotransferase, which gives rise to MSTETSLPAIPLVDLQTQSRAIKEDVLARIGDVIDGARYILGSEVAEFEKQFASYCNVDHCVGMANGTEALHMALKALEIGAGDEVITAGNSFAATAFAIAYSGAEAVFVDIDPFDFNIDASLIEQAITPRTKAIMPVHLYGQPARMNEIREIARRHNLRIIEDSAQGHGGEINGERCGSFGDIGCFSFYPGKNLGAFGDGGAVTTNDPELAEKLNLLRNYGQKQKNKHDTLGFNCRLDTVQACVLLSKMRFIEEWTENRRQVADWYREELKDVNIALPQAHEDCRHVYHLFVVRTPQRDAMIAELAKQNIFCGVHYPHPLNTAGPFVTAPTFPQGLPVCTQLAGEICSLPMYPEMTREHVVRVAEAVGNFVAQQESASGVV
- a CDS encoding acyltransferase, which produces MIHDQALVDDLSVLGEGTDVWAYAHIMKGVQIGKRCSFGDHAFVESGAVIGNNVTVKNQVLIWEGITIEDDVFVGPRVTFTNDVFPRSPRGKSAAERYDLKSSWLVSTTVGQGASIGAGAIICPGANLGRYCMVAAGSVVTKDVPDFALVMGNPARHVGDVCSCGSKLDGPASQSTCQHCGQTPEQRNL